In Limosilactobacillus sp. WILCCON 0051, a single window of DNA contains:
- a CDS encoding arginine deiminase family protein — MLFDKAIVRTPGKSVVDGIDDYADAGKPSYEKAVAEHHAYVELLKKLGIAVTVLEPLEQFPDSCFVEDPAVVFDDFAVVTNPARSTRQKEREFIRPVLDQFFEHDRIFEITAPGTLEGGDVMPVDDDLIYVGLSARTNQAGIDQFAKIAARFGKTVKAVPVEQVLHLKTGTTYLGDNKLLVAGEYIDSPYFKDFDQLKVPAGEDYAVNCINTGNGVMMPAGFSGVHQLLAENGFKVYETDMSEFAKIDGGLTCLSLRFR, encoded by the coding sequence ATGCTATTTGATAAGGCAATTGTCAGAACGCCAGGCAAGTCAGTCGTGGATGGAATTGACGACTATGCTGATGCTGGCAAGCCAAGCTATGAAAAAGCAGTGGCTGAACACCATGCCTATGTTGAGCTGCTCAAAAAGCTGGGGATCGCGGTCACGGTTCTCGAGCCTTTAGAGCAGTTTCCAGACTCATGTTTCGTTGAGGATCCGGCCGTTGTCTTTGATGATTTTGCGGTCGTTACCAATCCAGCCCGCAGTACGCGACAAAAAGAACGTGAATTCATCCGCCCAGTCCTTGATCAGTTCTTTGAGCATGACCGGATTTTTGAGATTACCGCTCCAGGAACTCTGGAAGGCGGGGATGTCATGCCAGTTGATGATGATCTGATCTACGTGGGGCTTTCGGCACGGACCAATCAAGCCGGTATTGATCAGTTTGCCAAGATTGCGGCTCGCTTTGGCAAGACGGTCAAGGCGGTGCCAGTTGAACAGGTTCTGCACCTAAAGACTGGGACGACCTATCTGGGAGACAACAAGCTGCTGGTGGCCGGCGAATATATCGACAGTCCCTACTTTAAGGATTTTGATCAGCTTAAGGTTCCTGCCGGCGAGGACTACGCGGTCAACTGTATCAATACTGGCAATGGCGTGATGATGCCGGCCGGTTTTTCTGGCGTCCACCAGCTGTTGGCTGAGAACGGCTTTAAGGTTTACGAAACTGACATGTCGGAATTTGCCAAGATCGATGGGGGCCTGACCTGCCTATCACTGCGGTTTCGCTAA
- a CDS encoding glycerol dehydrogenase: MSLNMFGSPASYIQGSDVLFKSAEYLARLGNRVLLLAGPTSLRIVGNEFGDYLINNDFTVTKVQFNGESSENEIKRVSKIGHDNHVEMVIGLGGGKTIDAAKAIADNLSAKTVILPTVASTDAPCSRLSVIYQDNGEFDHYRFYNQNPDLVMVDTKVIATAPAKLLACGMADALATNIEAQAVKKSHGLNMLGEHQTLVGLAVAQECENTLFAYGDEAYAAAIAHTDTKAFDRIVEANTLMSGVGFESGGLAAAHAINDALSVLNGPVHERLHGEKVAFGLLTQLMLESAATERFEKYFHFLKKLHLPTNFVELGIEDPSEANLLKVGKAACAPNDTMNRMPFEVTPRDVVNAMRGVDAYSIAKYSATHH, translated from the coding sequence ATGAGTCTCAACATGTTTGGCAGTCCTGCTTCCTATATTCAGGGAAGCGATGTTTTGTTTAAGAGTGCTGAATATCTGGCACGACTTGGCAATCGGGTCCTGCTGCTGGCTGGACCTACCTCACTGCGCATCGTTGGCAATGAGTTTGGCGATTATTTGATCAACAACGACTTTACCGTTACCAAGGTTCAGTTCAATGGCGAATCATCCGAAAATGAGATCAAGCGCGTCTCTAAAATCGGCCATGATAACCACGTCGAAATGGTGATCGGTCTGGGGGGCGGTAAGACGATTGACGCTGCCAAGGCCATCGCCGACAATCTGAGTGCCAAAACCGTTATTTTGCCGACCGTGGCCTCAACTGATGCGCCTTGTTCGCGGCTGTCAGTTATCTATCAAGACAATGGCGAGTTTGACCATTATCGTTTCTATAATCAGAACCCCGACCTGGTCATGGTTGATACCAAAGTCATCGCCACGGCACCAGCCAAGCTTTTGGCATGCGGCATGGCTGACGCTTTGGCAACCAACATTGAAGCCCAGGCCGTCAAAAAATCGCATGGACTCAACATGCTAGGCGAGCACCAGACGCTGGTTGGCCTGGCAGTTGCCCAGGAATGTGAGAACACGCTGTTTGCATATGGCGACGAGGCTTATGCCGCTGCCATTGCCCATACCGACACCAAAGCATTTGACCGGATCGTTGAAGCCAATACGCTGATGAGCGGTGTTGGCTTCGAATCTGGGGGCCTGGCTGCGGCTCATGCCATTAATGATGCTCTTAGCGTTTTGAATGGTCCGGTTCATGAGCGGCTGCATGGCGAAAAAGTTGCATTCGGTCTGCTGACGCAATTGATGCTGGAGAGCGCGGCAACCGAACGTTTCGAAAAATACTTCCATTTCTTAAAGAAGCTGCATCTGCCAACCAACTTTGTCGAGCTGGGAATCGAGGATCCAAGCGAAGCAAACCTGCTGAAAGTCGGCAAGGCAGCCTGCGCCCCAAACGACACCATGAATCGCATGCCGTTTGAGGTTACGCCGCGAGACGTCGTTAATGCCATGCGCGGCGTTGACGCCTACAGCATTGCCAAATACAGTGCCACTCACCATTAA
- a CDS encoding AraC family transcriptional regulator ligand-binding domain-containing protein produces the protein MNYFLIDGRYDDLLRHYGLDPQAVLRQAELPADTLNHDPISMKEEQYYRFMQAIDELKTTDDLAVKMATADQIETFSPPIFAAYCSHNGEQCIKRLAEYKKLIGPMTYQITSSADQVTVELLPGDASLKIPAFLAVAEWAFLIGLLRRATKQEVTPVKVVLNSAKADPALAALAGIKLESGSTNQISFSKADLQRPFISYNAAMWNYFEPELTKRLADLEIDDSASARVRSALAELLPSGETTIDDVARELGISKRTLQRKLKEEKTTFQKQLNSTRENLAVHYLSNTDITTNEIAFLLGYQELNSFLRAFSLWTGKTVSEYRRQHQDQPKANRG, from the coding sequence ATGAACTATTTTTTGATTGACGGCCGCTATGACGATCTCTTGCGGCACTATGGCTTGGATCCTCAGGCTGTTTTGCGCCAGGCAGAGCTGCCGGCAGACACTTTGAATCATGACCCGATCAGCATGAAAGAGGAACAGTACTATCGCTTTATGCAGGCGATTGATGAATTAAAGACAACGGATGATCTGGCAGTAAAGATGGCGACGGCAGACCAGATTGAGACTTTTTCACCGCCGATTTTTGCCGCCTACTGCAGTCATAATGGCGAACAGTGCATTAAAAGGCTGGCTGAATATAAAAAATTGATCGGTCCGATGACTTATCAGATCACGTCATCAGCCGATCAAGTTACGGTTGAGCTGCTGCCTGGGGATGCCAGCTTAAAGATTCCCGCGTTTTTGGCGGTCGCGGAATGGGCCTTTTTAATCGGTCTTTTAAGGCGTGCGACAAAGCAGGAAGTAACGCCGGTCAAAGTGGTCTTAAACTCCGCTAAAGCTGATCCTGCCTTAGCTGCGTTGGCAGGAATCAAGCTTGAATCAGGCAGCACCAATCAGATCAGTTTTTCCAAAGCAGACCTGCAGCGGCCGTTTATCAGCTACAATGCGGCGATGTGGAACTATTTTGAGCCAGAGCTGACCAAACGCCTGGCCGACCTTGAAATTGATGACTCCGCCTCGGCCCGGGTGCGCAGTGCTTTAGCTGAACTGCTGCCGAGCGGTGAAACGACGATTGATGACGTTGCCCGTGAGCTGGGAATCTCCAAGCGAACTCTGCAGCGCAAGCTCAAAGAAGAAAAGACGACTTTTCAAAAACAGCTTAACAGTACGCGAGAAAACTTAGCCGTGCATTATTTAAGCAACACCGACATTACCACGAACGAGATCGCGTTTCTGCTTGGCTATCAGGAACTGAACTCATTTTTAAGAGCCTTTTCGCTGTGGACCGGCAAAACCGTCTCAGAGTATCGCCGTCAGCACCAGGATCAGCCGAAAGCAAATCGCGGCTAG
- a CDS encoding glucose-6-phosphate isomerase, with product MSDIKFDASALKKFVHANELGEMQAMVNAADSELRNGTGAGADFRDWLHLPTEYDHEEFDRIKKAAQKIQSDSEVLVVIGIGGSYLGTRMAIDFLHDSFYYSQKPADRKFPLVLFAGNSLSSSYLHDLVQLIGDRDFSVNVVSKSGTTTEPAIAFRIFRELLVKKYGEEGANQRIYATTDAKRGALKTEADDAGWETFVIPDGVGGRYSVLSAVGLLPIAVSGADIDQLMAGAADAEKSYANPDLTQNEAYQYAAYRNILYRKGFTTELLENYEPNMTMFAEWWKQLAGESEGKDQKGIYPSSANFTTDLHSLGQYIQEGMRNLMETVVKLDTPNHDVTIPAAENDLDGLAYLQGKNMDWVNTKAYQAVVAAHNAGGVPVMTVHIPREDEYTLGSLIYFFEVAMGISGYLNGINPFNQPGVEAYKTNMFGLLGKPGFEAVGDQLRAQMKEND from the coding sequence ATGAGTGATATTAAGTTTGACGCCAGTGCACTGAAGAAGTTCGTGCACGCAAACGAACTGGGCGAAATGCAGGCGATGGTCAACGCGGCCGACAGCGAGCTGCGCAACGGAACGGGGGCCGGTGCCGACTTCCGCGACTGGCTGCATCTGCCAACGGAATATGATCATGAGGAATTTGACCGCATCAAAAAGGCGGCGCAAAAGATTCAATCAGATTCAGAAGTCCTGGTCGTAATCGGGATCGGCGGCTCATACCTGGGTACGCGGATGGCCATTGACTTTCTGCACGACTCGTTCTACTACTCGCAAAAGCCAGCCGACCGCAAGTTCCCACTGGTTCTGTTTGCCGGCAACTCACTGAGCTCATCATACCTGCATGATCTGGTTCAGCTGATCGGCGACCGCGACTTCTCCGTCAACGTGGTTTCCAAGTCTGGTACGACCACGGAACCAGCCATTGCCTTCCGGATCTTCCGGGAGCTGCTGGTCAAAAAGTATGGCGAAGAAGGAGCCAACCAGCGGATCTACGCTACGACTGATGCCAAGCGCGGCGCTTTAAAGACTGAAGCTGACGATGCCGGCTGGGAAACGTTTGTAATTCCTGATGGCGTGGGCGGCCGCTACTCAGTCCTGAGTGCCGTTGGTCTGCTGCCAATCGCCGTTTCTGGAGCTGACATCGACCAATTGATGGCAGGGGCTGCTGACGCTGAAAAGTCGTACGCCAACCCAGATCTGACGCAAAACGAGGCCTACCAGTACGCGGCCTACCGCAACATTTTGTACCGCAAGGGCTTTACGACGGAGCTGCTGGAAAACTATGAGCCGAACATGACGATGTTTGCCGAATGGTGGAAGCAGCTGGCCGGTGAATCTGAAGGCAAGGATCAAAAGGGCATCTACCCATCCAGCGCCAACTTTACGACCGACCTGCACTCGCTTGGCCAATACATCCAAGAAGGCATGCGCAATCTGATGGAAACGGTCGTTAAATTGGATACGCCAAACCATGACGTCACGATTCCGGCAGCTGAAAACGATCTGGATGGCTTGGCCTACCTGCAGGGCAAGAACATGGACTGGGTCAACACCAAGGCCTACCAAGCCGTCGTGGCAGCGCACAATGCCGGTGGCGTACCAGTCATGACGGTGCACATTCCTCGCGAGGATGAATACACGCTGGGCAGTTTGATCTACTTCTTTGAGGTTGCCATGGGCATTTCCGGCTACTTAAACGGGATCAACCCATTCAACCAGCCAGGCGTTGAGGCCTACAAGACGAACATGTTTGGTCTGTTGGGCAAGCCAGGCTTTGAGGCAGTTGGCGATCAATTGCGGGCGCAAATGAAGGAAAACGATTAG
- a CDS encoding iron-sulfur cluster biosynthesis family protein: MKLTFTPQAQQRLQKYLQPDSKLILDFDDGVGPFSKLGNCSLDANFKLIIVRKDAKLPDFNAQLSSNLGPVWYKDYTAPQLDEKMEVRFNQTYFTMPLVSEQRTMTDNLEFLDLQEGFRTESAFNGAHDC; this comes from the coding sequence ATGAAACTTACCTTTACCCCTCAAGCTCAGCAGCGACTGCAAAAATACCTGCAGCCTGATTCCAAACTGATTCTGGATTTTGACGATGGCGTCGGACCGTTTTCAAAACTGGGCAACTGCTCTTTGGATGCCAATTTCAAGCTGATCATTGTAAGAAAAGACGCCAAGCTGCCTGATTTTAACGCCCAGCTTTCCTCAAATCTGGGACCAGTCTGGTATAAGGACTACACGGCGCCGCAGCTGGATGAGAAAATGGAGGTCCGCTTCAATCAAACTTATTTCACGATGCCTTTGGTCAGTGAGCAGCGCACGATGACGGACAACCTGGAGTTTTTGGATCTGCAGGAAGGCTTTCGTACTGAATCAGCATTTAATGGTGCCCACGACTGCTAG
- a CDS encoding AAA family ATPase has product MINPFNPGFGNISPSCIKRPAMQQKLLDQADQLQRGFRSIFIDGPRGCGKTVFLNDLGDAMLDRDGWITVDLELDDDFLSTLAGAIYYQASAAITKELDVLDYDTPSEMFVQYVETLTKYQQRLFITVDEANQPTESLLTLLQLCQQLGNRGNSIMVVLAGITSRMPQFLGDDNFAMLVQKSRRLTLPMLDLDTVANQYQQIFTKAHRVIEPEILPNIAAATGGYAYAFQILGSLLWESGAKKINPAAFEKIMPDYQQQLFSNAYLPIIDELTTGDREVIEILAHEINSVVDEGFLKEQIDDTSTAAPVCLQHLIENQIVSHPQPGQVAFALPYFREFAIKNEARIA; this is encoded by the coding sequence ATGATCAATCCATTTAACCCCGGCTTTGGCAATATCTCGCCCAGCTGTATCAAACGGCCAGCCATGCAGCAAAAACTGCTTGATCAAGCCGATCAGCTGCAGCGAGGATTTCGCTCGATCTTTATCGATGGTCCGCGTGGCTGCGGTAAAACCGTTTTTTTAAACGATCTTGGCGATGCAATGCTGGATCGTGATGGCTGGATCACGGTTGATCTGGAACTGGATGACGATTTTTTAAGCACGCTGGCCGGGGCAATCTATTATCAAGCCAGCGCCGCCATTACCAAGGAGCTGGACGTGCTGGACTACGATACTCCCAGTGAGATGTTCGTTCAATACGTTGAAACGCTTACTAAGTATCAGCAGCGTCTTTTTATCACCGTTGATGAGGCTAATCAGCCAACCGAATCACTGCTCACTCTGCTTCAGCTATGCCAGCAGCTGGGCAATCGTGGCAATTCGATCATGGTCGTGCTGGCCGGAATCACCAGCCGGATGCCGCAGTTTTTAGGCGATGACAACTTTGCCATGCTGGTTCAAAAAAGCAGGCGGCTGACCTTGCCCATGCTTGATCTGGATACGGTGGCCAATCAATATCAGCAGATTTTTACCAAGGCCCATCGCGTCATTGAACCCGAAATCCTGCCAAACATAGCGGCTGCAACTGGCGGCTATGCCTATGCGTTCCAGATTCTTGGCTCGCTGCTGTGGGAATCTGGCGCTAAAAAAATCAATCCGGCTGCATTTGAAAAAATCATGCCCGACTATCAACAACAGCTATTCAGCAATGCCTACCTGCCAATCATTGATGAACTGACAACCGGTGATCGTGAGGTAATCGAGATTCTGGCTCATGAGATCAACAGCGTCGTTGACGAAGGCTTTTTAAAAGAACAGATTGACGATACCAGCACAGCCGCCCCAGTCTGCCTGCAGCATCTGATTGAAAACCAGATCGTCAGTCATCCCCAGCCAGGCCAGGTCGCATTTGCGCTGCCATACTTTCGGGAATTTGCCATTAAAAACGAGGCCCGCATTGCTTGA
- a CDS encoding PLP-dependent aminotransferase family protein produces MNTDQLSAANDIRLNRQAKEPLYAQLYDALRSRIVNGQLAPDRRLPAVRVLAKALGINPGTVVSAYRELEKNGYIISRRGSGSFVQEGMADSLPGQAQIPYLSHFPADRSDQPLIDFASYSLNPDRFSTTAFKQAVNHILDRDGGHAFVIEDEMGYYPLRESLAVELAQRWIKTTPQNIQITSGSQQAIDICARALIQQGDCVMVQNPTYPGAVDAFKACGAKVIGLNFDHGTLIDELEKMLKIIQPKILYLMPNLQNPTTNSLSRLEKARVIGLAHRYDFWIIEDDYGSGLAYDSNTLHTMKENDPDDRIIYVRSLSQIFASGMRLGYLVSPTRLIESFAGVKRIADISTSGLSQRIFDYYLRNRLWRKHLASLKLAYHQQYQAAGKLLTESFGDRLSWQPADGAVWFWLQLNLPMTAAEFCTAAQNAGVLVENGDRYYIHAAPHNRIRLSLAPVKEADIAVGIKRLAELVSQ; encoded by the coding sequence TTGAATACAGATCAATTAAGCGCGGCTAACGACATCAGACTGAATCGTCAGGCCAAAGAACCGCTCTATGCTCAGCTTTATGATGCGCTGCGCAGCCGGATTGTCAATGGTCAGCTGGCTCCCGATCGGCGTCTTCCGGCGGTTCGGGTTTTGGCTAAGGCACTGGGAATCAACCCTGGGACAGTCGTCAGTGCCTATCGCGAGCTGGAAAAAAACGGCTATATCATCAGCCGGCGCGGTTCTGGCAGCTTTGTTCAGGAAGGCATGGCGGATTCACTACCCGGCCAAGCTCAGATTCCATATCTGTCGCATTTTCCTGCTGACCGTTCTGATCAGCCGCTGATCGACTTTGCCAGCTACTCGCTCAACCCCGACCGTTTCTCAACGACGGCCTTTAAGCAGGCGGTTAACCACATCCTGGATCGTGATGGCGGACATGCTTTTGTAATTGAAGACGAGATGGGCTATTATCCTCTGCGCGAATCGCTGGCTGTCGAACTGGCCCAACGCTGGATTAAAACGACGCCCCAAAATATTCAGATTACCTCAGGATCACAGCAGGCAATTGATATCTGTGCGCGGGCGCTGATCCAACAAGGCGACTGCGTGATGGTTCAAAATCCCACCTATCCAGGAGCCGTGGATGCTTTTAAGGCTTGCGGCGCCAAAGTAATCGGTCTGAATTTTGATCATGGCACGCTGATTGACGAACTGGAAAAAATGCTTAAAATTATCCAGCCCAAGATTCTCTATCTCATGCCCAACCTGCAAAACCCCACTACAAACTCACTGAGCCGTTTGGAAAAAGCCCGCGTCATTGGACTGGCTCATCGTTATGATTTTTGGATTATTGAAGATGATTATGGCTCTGGCTTAGCTTATGACAGCAATACGCTTCACACCATGAAAGAAAACGATCCCGACGACCGCATCATCTATGTCCGCAGTCTTTCACAGATTTTTGCCTCGGGGATGCGGCTGGGCTATCTGGTATCGCCGACTCGGCTGATCGAAAGTTTTGCCGGCGTTAAGCGGATTGCCGACATCTCAACTTCGGGACTGTCCCAGCGCATCTTTGACTATTACCTGCGAAACCGACTCTGGCGCAAGCACCTTGCCAGCCTAAAACTGGCCTATCATCAACAGTATCAGGCAGCCGGCAAACTCTTGACTGAATCATTTGGTGATCGTTTAAGCTGGCAGCCGGCTGATGGTGCCGTGTGGTTCTGGCTGCAGCTCAATCTGCCCATGACGGCAGCTGAATTCTGCACGGCCGCGCAAAACGCAGGCGTCCTGGTAGAAAACGGCGACCGCTACTATATTCATGCCGCCCCGCATAACCGGATTCGCCTGTCCTTGGCTCCAGTTAAAGAAGCCGATATTGCCGTGGGGATCAAGCGGCTGGCTGAACTTGTATCCCAATAA
- a CDS encoding YitT family protein, whose product MSSNAKKRDQKILIKIGVALCYGVLSAMAINMFLSHANSYSSGLLGVSQLLQALFLQGGVHVSMSLLVAVLNVPLFLFAWYEFGFSYILFSMLAVGFNVVFLKFIPTVTLVNDPLTNTIIGAAILGIGIGLCFNQGFTTGGSDIVVTYCQKKLHKKVGMLNNLINGAILVVTVLCFGPSRIVYSLIGMLVTSLMMDHTFVLQEDVSVTIYTKKSAAVSEQLRNFVHGATLLHGTGVYTNEPTDIILVCTPKAQLNELRKMVHNVDPDSFISISRADVEFGNYQHYSF is encoded by the coding sequence ATGAGCAGTAACGCAAAAAAACGCGATCAAAAAATCCTGATTAAGATTGGCGTGGCTCTTTGCTATGGGGTGCTTTCGGCAATGGCCATCAACATGTTCTTGTCGCATGCCAATTCTTATTCATCAGGTCTGCTGGGGGTTTCGCAACTGCTGCAGGCGTTGTTTCTGCAAGGCGGCGTGCATGTCAGCATGAGTCTGTTGGTCGCGGTTTTGAATGTGCCGCTGTTTTTGTTTGCCTGGTATGAGTTTGGTTTTAGCTATATCTTATTTTCAATGCTGGCGGTTGGCTTTAACGTTGTCTTTTTGAAGTTTATTCCAACGGTCACCTTGGTAAACGATCCATTGACCAATACGATTATCGGTGCGGCAATCTTGGGGATCGGGATTGGGCTGTGTTTTAACCAGGGCTTTACGACTGGTGGTTCCGATATCGTTGTAACTTATTGTCAAAAAAAGCTGCACAAAAAAGTCGGGATGCTTAACAACCTGATCAATGGCGCGATCCTGGTGGTAACCGTCCTGTGCTTTGGGCCCAGCCGGATCGTCTACAGTCTGATCGGGATGCTGGTGACCAGTCTGATGATGGATCATACCTTCGTCCTGCAAGAAGACGTCTCGGTTACGATCTATACCAAGAAATCAGCTGCCGTCTCGGAACAGCTGCGCAATTTCGTGCACGGGGCAACGCTTTTGCATGGAACTGGCGTCTATACCAATGAACCCACTGATATTATTCTGGTATGTACGCCCAAGGCTCAGTTAAACGAGCTGCGCAAGATGGTTCATAACGTTGATCCGGACAGTTTTATCAGTATTTCACGAGCTGATGTCGAATTTGGCAACTATCAGCATTATTCGTTTTAG
- a CDS encoding YfcC family protein → MDTAATPKKKKFKLKMPGAFTILFFLTVISVMLTWCVPAGSYSKLQYTGGHLQETTSLGQKKTLPATQKTLDKLHVKIDIKQFTSGAISKPVSIPNTYKRLKQHPAKLYTIFTSMVEGTMQATDIMIFIFVLGGLIGVVKESGAFESGLMSLTKKTKGHEFILVFLVSVLLVLGGTLCGIEEEAVAFYPILVPIFIAMGYDSIVCVGAIFLASSVGTTFSTINPFSVVIASNAAGTTFTQGLAGRVIGLVVATVCLVGYLYWYSSKVKADPAFSYSYEDKQKFDNMWSVVSDEEKDLTFTFKKKITLTMFACAFPIMIWGVMAKGWGFPQMASSFLAIAITLMFINCFGKDGLGETGVVDAFVKGSSGLVGVSLIIGLARGINLVLNNGYISDTILYVSSELVSHMNGVFFILMMMLIFFVLGFIVPSSSGLAVLAMPIMAPLADTVHIPRYIVVTAYQFGQYAMLFLAPTGLVMATLQMLDMKYSHWLRFVWPVVVFVLVFGGALLVAEVLIAG, encoded by the coding sequence ATGGACACAGCAGCAACGCCAAAAAAGAAAAAATTCAAATTGAAGATGCCGGGAGCATTTACGATCCTGTTTTTCCTGACTGTCATTTCCGTAATGCTCACCTGGTGCGTACCAGCTGGCAGCTATTCCAAACTGCAATATACTGGCGGACATCTTCAAGAAACGACTTCACTAGGCCAGAAAAAGACACTGCCGGCTACGCAGAAAACGCTGGATAAGCTGCACGTCAAGATCGACATTAAGCAGTTTACGTCGGGCGCCATCAGCAAGCCGGTTTCAATTCCCAATACCTATAAGCGCCTTAAGCAGCACCCAGCCAAGCTTTACACGATCTTCACCAGTATGGTTGAAGGAACGATGCAGGCAACTGATATTATGATTTTTATTTTTGTTCTGGGTGGCTTGATTGGCGTCGTTAAGGAGAGCGGGGCCTTTGAATCGGGGCTGATGTCCTTGACCAAGAAAACCAAGGGACATGAATTTATTCTGGTCTTCTTGGTTTCAGTTCTGTTGGTGCTTGGTGGTACGCTGTGTGGGATTGAAGAAGAGGCCGTGGCATTTTACCCGATTTTGGTACCGATCTTTATTGCCATGGGATATGACTCGATCGTCTGTGTCGGCGCCATCTTCCTTGCCAGCTCGGTAGGTACGACTTTCTCGACGATCAATCCATTCTCGGTCGTGATTGCTTCGAATGCCGCCGGAACCACGTTTACGCAGGGCCTGGCCGGACGGGTGATCGGACTGGTTGTAGCCACCGTTTGTCTGGTTGGCTATCTCTACTGGTACTCAAGCAAGGTTAAGGCTGACCCGGCATTCTCTTACTCATATGAAGACAAGCAGAAGTTTGACAACATGTGGTCAGTGGTTTCTGATGAAGAAAAGGACCTGACCTTTACCTTCAAGAAAAAGATTACGCTGACGATGTTTGCCTGCGCCTTTCCAATTATGATCTGGGGCGTAATGGCCAAGGGATGGGGCTTCCCACAGATGGCGTCATCATTCTTGGCAATTGCCATTACTTTGATGTTTATCAACTGCTTTGGCAAGGATGGCCTTGGCGAGACAGGGGTCGTTGATGCCTTTGTTAAAGGTTCTTCTGGCTTGGTCGGCGTTTCACTGATCATTGGTCTGGCACGGGGAATCAATCTGGTTTTGAACAATGGCTACATTTCCGATACGATTCTCTATGTTTCTTCAGAACTGGTCTCGCACATGAACGGGGTCTTCTTCATTTTAATGATGATGCTGATCTTCTTTGTGCTTGGCTTTATCGTGCCTTCATCATCTGGTCTGGCCGTATTGGCAATGCCGATCATGGCTCCATTGGCCGACACGGTGCACATTCCGCGCTACATTGTCGTAACTGCCTACCAATTCGGTCAGTACGCAATGCTTTTCTTGGCGCCAACCGGTCTGGTAATGGCAACCCTGCAGATGCTGGACATGAAGTACTCGCACTGGCTGCGGTTTGTCTGGCCAGTCGTTGTCTTCGTGCTGGTCTTTGGTGGTGCGCTGCTGGTTGCTGAGGTTTTGATTGCCGGCTGA
- a CDS encoding 3-hydroxyacyl-CoA dehydrogenase: MSIKNVTIAGAGTLGSQIAYQSALCGYQVRIWNPHPERAEKRIAALRPFYKHDLKLTDEQFDAGLKNIVSITNDWETSFKDADLVIEAVPENLDMKKDFYAQLCSVLPKEAIIASNSSTYVPSQLVQLVDRPEKFLHLHFANHIWVFNTAEIVGNAKTDPAVIQEVVAFAKGIKMLPIVLKKEQHGYIMNALSVPFLNAALGLWGKGVADPITIDKDWMNSTGSPMGPFMSMDVIGLRTVWAIFSSHADTPEQKAIADKLKAMIDAGHYGVEAGEGFYTYPHPAYEDPNFLKE; this comes from the coding sequence ATGTCAATTAAAAACGTAACGATTGCCGGTGCCGGAACGCTGGGCAGTCAGATTGCCTATCAAAGTGCGCTGTGCGGCTATCAGGTTCGCATCTGGAATCCGCATCCAGAACGGGCCGAAAAACGAATTGCGGCGCTGCGGCCATTTTATAAGCATGACCTAAAGCTGACCGATGAACAGTTTGATGCCGGTTTGAAAAATATCGTTTCGATTACCAATGATTGGGAAACGTCATTTAAGGATGCCGATCTGGTAATTGAAGCCGTACCAGAAAATCTGGACATGAAAAAGGATTTCTACGCACAGCTCTGCTCGGTCCTGCCAAAAGAAGCAATCATTGCCAGCAATTCATCGACCTACGTGCCAAGTCAGCTGGTCCAACTGGTCGATCGGCCGGAAAAGTTCCTGCATCTGCACTTTGCCAACCATATCTGGGTCTTCAATACGGCTGAGATCGTTGGCAATGCCAAGACCGATCCCGCAGTAATTCAAGAAGTCGTGGCTTTTGCCAAGGGAATCAAGATGCTGCCGATCGTTTTGAAAAAAGAACAGCACGGCTACATCATGAACGCGCTGTCCGTACCATTCTTAAACGCAGCGCTGGGCCTTTGGGGAAAGGGCGTGGCTGACCCGATCACGATTGACAAGGACTGGATGAATTCAACCGGTTCGCCAATGGGACCATTTATGTCAATGGACGTGATTGGGCTGCGGACGGTTTGGGCAATTTTCAGTTCTCATGCTGATACGCCAGAGCAAAAAGCAATCGCCGACAAGCTGAAGGCCATGATCGATGCCGGTCACTATGGCGTCGAGGCCGGTGAAGGATTTTATACCTACCCGCACCCGGCTTATGAGGATCCCAACTTCTTAAAAGAATAA